The Epinephelus moara isolate mb chromosome 21, YSFRI_EMoa_1.0, whole genome shotgun sequence DNA window TCACTTCtaatatttgatttattcacTTAATATTGTATAAGCAGATTCCAAAATCATAATGACGTCTGACGTCTTTCCTCAAGTTTACTTGTGTTGAATGGATGATAATTCATATGGTGGTGTTGGTTGGCAGTCAGACCGAGTTCCTCTCCTGAGAGAGACATAAATAGCCTCCCAGGTGGTGGTGTGTAACTAAGTAAATGGTTACTAAGCCAAGGAGTGCTGGGCTGGGTGTAAATAGGGAGAGGAGAAGTATCCATTGAGGTGTTAGAGTGAGAGGAGGGTATTCAAGGGTAAGATGAACCTCAGTAATCTCTTTTAGGGATTTTTCTACAGTGACCCTGAAAGTTTTCCACTAAGTACCTCAGCATGCAAACTTTAAGCAAAACAATCCAggggaaaagtttttttttttcagctgataaatAGATAAACAGGAATAAATCAATGTGAAGTGATGAATGAATAAGTAAAATGCCCTGTAGTCATTTGTCTGGTTGTATTCAGGCCTCATATTCCAGCCCTGTTCTGCAAATGAAGATGAGGGCGAGGGCAGCGGAGGAACTGCCTCATTCTGTGAGGGGTGTGCATGTTTGCGTGCGCGTGTTTTCATAATGCTTAGTAGTATTAAGATATGATGATGAGCTGCCTGGATACCGGCAGAAAACAATAGAAGGGGAAACAAAGCAAACCCCTAAATCTGTCTGCCATTTGCgctcacatactgtacacacatgtCATGAGTATTCTGGCACAGTAACTGGGCCAGGGAAGTGCTGGTCTGGGGCCTGGCCCATTCTCCAGAGACAACCCCCCCCACCCGCCTCCTCCCTCTCCGCCCCCTTCCCCCTTCCTGTGCAAGTCTGTGGACACAGTCTGAGGCGACAAGGTTGCACAACAGCTCGCAAAAACCTCCACTTTACAAACATGATCATAAAAAACACAGCCTGACATTAGAAATCTGttaaaagaggggaaaaaataattAGGAGGACTGTGATAATTGTGTCAAGGGGGAAATAGATCAGACGAATTATGGGAAGAACCAGAAAATCTTGCCGTGGCTTTGTTACTTTGCTGTTGGTTCATTTCGACATTGATCCACCCTTCCATCTGTCATCCTTTTCCTGTGCTCCTTCTTCAACtctccatttctttctctctttctttctgcctTTCTTGGATTCGAGAGTGGAGGAGCCTTCTGGCTTTAACGGAGAGGGGATGAAGATGTTTATTCATCTGGAGGGTATTAGAGCCATGATTAAGGAGAGGAGGGAGTAGCGAGGCTGATGCGACGTCTGCATCGCTCGTTCATGGGCCGCCTGCGGGATTCTGGCCAACACACCAGGAAAACAAGAAATGAAGAagaatgagggaaaaaaaacttgtagTGAAATTTGAGTCTCTCGGGAAAGGACAAGAAGTTTAAATTTTAGCCGTCTTGCTTGCTCTTTTCATTCTCGGTCTCACTCCCTGTTCTCGCAGCTGAGCTAATTATTAATGAATGCGGTTTCTGTTGAACCTTGGAGAGGTGTCAGCGCTGCAGTCACTGAGGGTTAAGAAATCTTGACATTTAAGACAGGGATGCATGAAAATACATCGTCTTGCTTGAGttgatgcttgttttttttttcttccccctccCGCTCTCCTCTCCAAGATGcatgttttcttctccctcctgggctgtctccagttgttttaccACTGACAAGCTGGGATGGCGTTGAGGAGATATCAAATAGAGCCACAGTGTATTAAACAGGGGAACCAAAGGTCATGGGTCAGGAGGCAGGGTTAGGCTTTTCTgataaatgctaatgctaagctaacacaTGCATCTGGGGTTGTTTGTCCATATGCATGCCGTTCTCCTCATCCTCTGTCGAAATAAAAAAGAGGTGTTGATATAAGACTTTTTTATGGACATTTGGCAGACTAACTGCCCCCTTTTAAAAATATTCCAAGTGCACTGAAACATAGATCCAAGTGTCTGAAGTTATCCTTAAGAAGtgaaataattgttagttgaaGTCCAGCCCAAGTTTTATGGGTCACAATGAGGTGGTTTGATTAAAAAGAATTAGACCCTATTTTCCGAATTCAGTGTGTGCTGTGCGTGGTTTTAAGTAATGGATAGCGCCTCTTGAAACTTGCAGAGCAAACCCTATTTTAATGAAGCAACCATACAGTAACTCAGCATATTTCTGTGCGCACAacaatttttttcttctccaagCTGATCACATAAATCAAATTTCTGTGAGTAACTAAGAGCGGAGGCAAATAAAAGAGCATCCAAGTAAACTCTTGCGCAGTGAGGAAATATTAATAGAGTCGTAGCATAGTACAGCACAGTGCTGCAGCATCTCTCACAgtggctgactgactgactggctaGCTGACTGTCCGCTGGGTCCTGCGCCTGGTCTGCCGCAGTGTTGAGGGagcagcacacatacacacacacacacacagaggctccCCTGCCGATTGAAGCCCAGCCCAGCCCAGTCCCGCCTGGCCCAGCACTCCCTTAGAGCCAGTGCAGTGAGGCAGGCGGTGAAGGGGCATGCTGGGGGACAGattgtcatcctcctttctccccctGGGAGGCTCACTGTGGCTGCAGGTCCAGCCAAGACCTGGGGAACAGTCTCCTTCCTGTTTGTGCTCTAGCCCTACCTGAAGTGGTCAACTGTCCTTCCTCTCCACACCACCTGCAGCTCGCTTCTACAGGAGATGACACCATAACCACCACCGCTctcccacacacaaactgctcCACCTACATCCTAAACACATCCTCTCACCATCTTGCATTGCAGCGCCTTTAGGTCTTACTGCTCATCGCCAATTTATCTGCCTGTTTTAAACTTATGAATAAATACTGTATGACATACTGACCATTTAAATTATTCTGCTTGTTTGAACTGTAGTTTTGCTGCAGTGATAGTCAGAATCCAATtaacatacatttatttgtaatgtaaaaacaCTATATCCAGCATCACAGAGGTAATGAAATGCACGCTGTGAAGTGTATTTTGGTTCCAGTATGATTCACTTTTAATATTTCAAACACTTCAAATCAAGTCAAATTCAACCGAAACAATAAGACTTCAACATTAGCCCAGGAGCCCACCCACTGCACTCTGAGTAGTAACCTATTATGAACCCCAAAGTCACCTTTCTTGAATAATGGTGTAATTAAATGTCTCCCTTCTCTtgtcttgcttttttttctcttttgaggaaaaaagatttaattttgaaagcaGCAAAATGAAGCACTCTTGACAATTTAATTTCTTGTTAACCCTGCCTCGGTGACTTTGCCCGGCCCTGACTTAACACTTGTTTCTCCTACAAGAGAAATacacaacaaacagcaacaggGGTGAAAAGGTGATAAAGAATAATGTGGTTTTTGCTCTTTGCAGCTGTTGGAACTGCTGTTTGTCCAATTAAATGATGCTTGTGTGATGTCTATAAATTGATTTTACAACCACTACAACTAAAAGAAAAGAGTAATTTCAGTTCAGCCTTTGTTGTTTTAACTGAGCTTGGCATTCCCCCCTTTCAATAAGGCTACTGTGACAAGCTTTCTGTTAAGCTTCATCATAAGTAACGTAGGTCTAGTTTAGCTAAATGAATACACTGTTGTCTGAAGAATTAGTCTCATGTACTTAAACAAATCCATAAGCAAATTGTTTAATCACACTGTGGTTATGACAGTATTAGCTTTGCTTTTATTACTTTAGCATACAGACACTGAAACCAACAGGGGCTAACATGACAATGTGTTAGCTGGCACTTTGGATGAGAAGCTCAACTTTTGTTATCGTCGGACAAATGCTAGCATTAGTCACGTTAATCAAATAGTCCCAGAGTGCTAACATCAGTAATGTTATACAAGAGGAATTTGAAATAACAGGTACGCTAGCGAACATCAGGCGCCATGGAAAGAATGTTAACaaaacctggtctcactcccaacacGTCAAATACTGATACAGGCGCactgaggcaccctttagcagtGGTATGAGATAAACCAGGTGGCGGCATATTTTGACCCCCTGAGCAACTAGCATAGAATAAACAGCGAGAAAGTCCACACATGTGGAGGATGGGTCTGGACTTTCACCTCTaaaactgctgtttgtttcctgatTGAAACCAAGAGTCAATCGAGTTATTCAATATGTGCTACGCTAGTGAGGTACTTCACCAGACATAATAAGACGTATGTCACATATGCAacaaaaatacttattttaaggCAAACCATGATGTCTTGTCTTAACCTAACCCCATGCATTTGTTGCTCAAAGGTAAATACCTAAGAAATTACTTACGTTAATTTTGTTTCgaattttaaaaagacacaatgcgcGTTACAACCGTAAATCAACACCCcatccctgagcatccaaaactgacgcagGAGGGGTAGCTCGAACGTCATAGTTTGACATGTAGGGTCACTGATCaagtatcagtatcagtatttgacgagctgGGAGTGAGATTGTCTTGTTAACACCAAACGTTATCTCCAAATAGTGATGACTAGCAGTCGCTAAATCAAAACAACTCAACCTTATCAGGCTAATTAACAGTCCAAAGCTTGACTTATCATTATATAAGCCAATTATGGTTATCAGTACGCTACTGTAAGAGATTCTTACCTTAAGGCATGCAGGCAGTGAAAACTGACCACTGCCAAGTGTAATGACACAAGACAACCTCCATACAAGTTGTACAATCCACCATTTTTGATGCCTTTGTTCAAATGAAATGTTGATATTTCTAAAACAGTCAAATATTTGATTAACAGCATCGTTAAAGGTCTGGTCATCCACTGTGTGGCATTCATATGTTGTAATAGTATGCAGTTGTTATGGAGGATGAGAAATCTGTTAATCGGCAGTAAGTCATGCTCTCAGAGTTCAAACACTGCGGTTATGGATTGTTACATGATGCAGATTTtcacaggaggaaaaaaagaggcagaCCCTGCCCAAAGCACAAACATCCTCCGTCATTTTAGAGGCACGGCATTATCTCAAGAAACATTATTATTGATTGTCATCATTAGTATTGATTTCAGTTTGTCCGTGTTGGTGGAAAGACATTGGTGTAGCAGGGACACATCTCTGCGATAAGTAATGGAATTCCACTTTTCATTGTGTCTCACTATCATGGAAAGAAAAAGCCTAGTAAAGGATGACTGGCCGCCCTACTTTTCCTCCTCTGGCCTCCCATTTGTCTAACTTTCCTGGGACGCCACTGGGGCACTGTGATTTCTGGGACAGTGACCAAGTGCTCCTGTCTGAGCTGGGGGACGTGGGTAATGTGGACAAAGTAGTTGACAGTTTGCCGCTTCCCCATGGTTGAGAGACAGAGCCATGAGGGCCAGAATAATGGACACCCAGACCACAGAGTCAGGACAGCGCTTGATGTTCCAGCTCTTTGTGTcaggccctgtgtgaaaaaaatcccCATTGACTGCAGTTTTGGGGGTGTGTGCATTTCTCCTTCAAGAGCGTGTGTGTGGAAATGCGTTGTGTACATGATGTTAGGCCAGAGTAACTCGATGCTACGGCACTGATGAAACCCCGGGAAGTGAATCCTTATTTCATCTACTGTTTTGCTACCTTGTTCGGTAAAAGATAGCATCCTTGTTCGTTGCTCCTCACAGTCACAACCCCTCCTTCTCATCCTGTAGCATAGTGGATTTGATTGATCTGTAGcaagggggggtggggggaccTGACATTTCTCAGTGatgtgtaaaaaatatattgtgtttgctaagaaaaaaaagaggaaaagagggagacaggctTAGTATACACACaacgcacacacccacacacgcacagacaacACTATGTCTGAGGTTGAGCGGCAAATAGCTGCTCCTTTAAATACCTCTACTTGTgcgtatttgtgtgtgttaatcAGCTGCACGGTGCAAAAAGCCACGTCTAGCCACCTGGCACTTTTGTTGACAGCTACTGGGAATTATCAGTGTTTCATTTTGACTGGATTTGATGTCTTAAAACAGGGATGTAGCAGGACTACTGTGAGTAAAGCCCAGCCCTGGGCCTCTTCCAACAGCTCTGCGTCCTCTGAGCTCTCGGTCCTGAATCAACTGAGTGATTCGTTCATCTGACTGGAATTAGTCCCAAAACATCgaccacccctctctctctctttctctctccctctctctctctcagtcagaGAGATTGGAGGCTTAGCTAATGTAAAAAATTCTCTCACCACCTCCTCTATTAGATCTTAAGTGGTTGTGTCACAAACAGGGCCGTACATGATAGTGTGTTGTTCAGACACACATTGCTATTTGGGCATCAGAACAGGAAAAGCGTTGAGATGACACATGCATTGTCTCATGGGAGAGGCTCACTACTTTTCCCAGTAACTGTAAAAAGATCCCCTCTCTGAATATGAAGTGGGGTCACGGTGTTACATCAGACAAGTTGTCAgctttttgtttattcattGAATCCCCAATCCCCAATGTGCCACaaatacactcacacaaacacatctcttATGACAACCACTACGTACAGATCTCTGGTACAACACACTGGAAGATAAGGTTTGGCGGCTGAAAGCGCAGCCATGCTTTGCTTCACTAGAATGGCTTTTGAACAAAGTCTAGCTCTGCTATAGAAGTGGCAGATGAGTGatagcaaaaacacttttctgataAGATAAGGTCCTGGACCTGGATAAGAGTTTGGCTTCCTAAATAGAAGAGGTGTACTCTGTTGCTGTCAGGCAGTGATAAGCCATCTTGAACTGCTTCCAGGACCTCAGACACGAAAGGTCTGGGCACCAGCAGTGAGTAATTCCCAAACCATGGTCCCTGAAAGGTTTCAGGAGGGTGTATtactaaataaaaaacaatagaCTAACAAATGTCTGTTTAGGaggcactgtgtgtgtttgagtgagcTCAGGGCAAAACCTGCTaacaaatgtcaaaatatctgaTAAGAaataaagtaagtaagtaaataatgatgaaaataaaactttatttatttatgtaagtGTTTccttacaattaaaaaaaaataaaaagccaagGCAGTCCGGTTGAAATAAAAACTTCACAGAACATCTTAAGAATCTAAAATTTATACTGCAATggaaattcttttattttggtttgagGATATCAGTGTGTAGAGCTGGTGGTTGTAAAgacattttacaacattttaaaatggcaaGATAGAGCTGTGTCTGAGTTAGAAATTTACAAAATACCCCTGCTAAGCACTGAACACACCGGAGTAGATTTCGTCAACCTCAAATTTAGAAcctgtgcatttgtcccccctagtaaaacttttattttgacagaattaaaggcatttacatcataaactgatgcagaaaaggtcCAAATTGGTGCATAGAAATTCAcctgaatgcaggaaattaagtgtttgatgctcaaaatattCTGGTGGTCAAccctgaaacaaaacctacgtcCTTCACTGTGCAAATATGGTATTTTGGCAAAAGACCATTTCTGTTTTAAGCTTTGTATTTCCTCCACCACATCCCCATTACATTCAAGAGGAGAATTAATTCCACctcttttgtctgtctttttcatTTGTGGCACGAAATCAGAGAAAAGTAGGTATTAAGGTTTTCTCTAATTCCATTACTAAAGAAATTGCTCCACAAACCAAACTCTCAGATGCATTTGTGTTGCACACATTTGCAACAAGTGTGAAGAATTAGCACTAAAATCATATTCCCTCTAATCTTGCACACGGCTCACACTATGACAGAGTGTTATCTGTCCGCCACGAATAAAATTACACTAATTCTTTTCAAATTATGCATATTATTTAGCATTTAAAATTTGGAGACAATATTTTCCACCATATGTATTGTAGTCCAAAGGGAAACAATGTCATCAGGAAAATTAATGACTTACTCTCTTagaaatatattcatatatctTGCTAATTCTCAAATACATTAATTGCATAAATCAAAACATTCTTCGGGGGTTTTGAAAGCTGCTGCCGCTGTGTGCAGAAATGGCAAACCTACCTGTTCCCAGCATTAAGGATTTTATTTGAACAGGAGTATTTACTCTGGGAAAGGGTGCTATAAATGAACATAGAGGAAGTGGTGCACAAAGAGCAGTTCAGACTGGCTTAGAGGAAACTGAGACTTGCGTGTGAAGGGGGATTTTTAGAGGTTGCTTTTGcagtaaaagaaagaaaagaaacactaatttgtatGAAGgtgttaaaaatgtctttattaacCAAATGGATTCCTTGAGCTTAACAggctacacttttttttttctttaaattccCAAAAAAGTTTTCATGTGCTGCAGTCCGAGGCAGATTTTATATGTTAGTAGTAAATATGGCTATGGCACATTTTATGCCATCCCCTATAGGAGCTCTCCAAATGAGGTTGTTTTGTTCCATATAGGAGACAtttaaaagagaaagagggagggggggtAGGGACAGAACTCCCAGAGAGGGACAGGCCTTAAGATGGAGGTCTTCCTCCCAGGACGTGACAGGCTGTTGGCTGGAGGATGCTCAGGAAGGCCTTGGCAGACCAACAAAGACAGCCCTTCAGCTGCAGGGTGTAGTTTTTCAGGCCCCAGCATCCCCtttggcagcagcacagagagtgCTGGCGTGCACAGGCCCCCGGCCCGAGAGACAGGGAAGTAAGGCCCGCTCTTTTATTTACTCAGGCTGCTGCTGAGGCCTGGGCATTTCTTGTCTGggtgaagaaggaaaaaaacaagtctctctctctgtttcctcttgAGGTCTCCTGAGGAAGATTGCTCTTTCATCTACAGTTGTTCACACACTTGTTTCGGCCATTGCGCTTGTATTTGTGTCTTCTATGTGTACATGTATGTCTGCACATCTATATGTTTGTTactgccagtgtgtgtgcagtgtgtgcacTGGTGCTCTCTTGTGTGTATattactgagtgtgtgtgtgagaaagtaAAACTATAGTAAGTCTCGCTACGGAGGACAGTTGTGCCCGAAATGGACAGTTTCAGCTCTGAATGTCTTCGAAACAAATGcaatcttcttctttttaatcaGGCATTTTGATGGTCAACATACTGAGACAAAGGACTGCTGAAAGCATTGATAggtttcattttaatgttggGGTGACACATGAAATGAGAGGATGGGGGTCGCCTGCAAGGAAATTCCTAGCATCAACTAGTTGATTTCCTGTACTCTGGTGAATTtcatgcaccaatttgtgcctttcctgcatcaatttatgtgtaaatatctttaattttgtcaaaattaaagtctTTTGCTACGTTCATGCTTTTACCAAACCAATATTGATGGGGACATGTCCACTGCTTCTCTCCCTAAAATCTCCACCTATGGCTGAATTCAGAAACTCGTGACACACATGCAGCATATTAAAATGACACCAGTACAATAATCATTTTAGTAATACAATAGGTGCAACACAGAGGCAAATTAACAAGATTATTAATCTGTATAGTATTGTTTAAGTGTACAGCAGCTTCTTTAATATTCCCCAAACCTAATATTAACATAGCAATTTGCCCATCTAAACATGTTAGCTGCTAGTAGGACTAAAGCAATGTTTGCGTCTCCCACGTGTCCCCACAGATACGGCGTCATGTATGTGTGTTATTGGAGCTAAGgtactaaataaataatatacattaagtaaacaaaccaaaaagaaaaaaatggaatgAGGTTGTCCTGACAGCATCGTAATGTCTCAAGGCAAACACATGCTCATTTAAGACAGTAGAATTCAATTTAGCCTTGTATACAGGcccatttatttgtttgttttatactaTTGTCTCCAAGCCAATATGTTTGACTGTAAGGCATTGGCTGGGGTCATTCTTCTTGCACTGTCTTCTTCTCCTATACCCTGGGAGGCAGTATGAGTGAGGGCAGATCCGCCCCCTCTGTGGAGGAGGGCATAGCACTGAGTCACCCATCCTCCCTcaaaccagagagagagagagagagagagagagaaaaaacattgAGACGTGTATGAGAGATAAAGCAAGTAAATCAGGCAAGGTTTGCTCCTTGAGTGagatgtgtgtgcagagtgGGCGCCTTGCCAGGGGTGGGAGGTTTCCGGGAGGGCCACGGTGTGGAGGTGGGCTCTCAATGTGCCGCTTTCAGCAGTTTGGAGGGGCAAGGGAATGGCCTCCGACCCCATCTGTTTCCTGAAGATAGGCCCTGATGGGGGTAAGTGCTCAGAGAGGGCATGATATCCTGACAAAGGGCAGATCTCCcagcaaaaacaacagaaagggggagagggagagagagagggagacttAGATTTGTCAGCTGAAGGAGAGTACAGAGGTTGGATCCTGGAAAGAGCTCATGCTTTTCCTTCATCCCTCTCATAAATCTTTGCAGTTTCCTCTTGTTTTTCCCATTCCAAGTTTTGGCCTTttgacacagttttttttttctgaagggGTTGGGATTACGTTGTTTTATTTAGGTAAGGAAGTTCACAGCACTTAGAATTCGGCAGCGGGAAGAAGTGGTCTGTAACCTTTTGAACTTGTGGAAAGTGGTGCTCTGTGTTTTCCATTCATATCACTGTACAGTGAACCAGGGGAATGGAATGTCGGCAAAGAAGCGATCTGAAAAGGGACACATTAAAGTAATTGCAAAACAAATGGGGGCTGCATTGTCAGTTGACTGGTGTTCCCTGGTCACTCTCTGCACCTGCTTGTCCTTGAGTGAAAGAGTTAGCCATTCGGTTGTCTTCCCCTATCCGTTTCCCAGTCCCCTCCTTACCCCCCCTCTGCATCAGCACATGGTACATTCATCCATCCTGTATCAGTTGCCTCACGGCTAAGCGCAGATCAAGCAGACGAATATGATAATAATGCATATTCTATAATCTGATATCTATTGACTGATGTTCTGAAAGGCCTATGTTTCATGAAAATCATCTGTTTTGCAGTGGAGGCTTCCTAAAGGCTATGCATAGCTGCGGTCTAAATTGCACATTTAATCTTCTCTTTCACTCTTGAGaactgcttttctctgtttttttctcctctctcttgtCTTAAGGTCATTTCAAGGGCtcttgtttttcaaaaatattctaGTAATTGTTCAGGAATAATAGAAATGTTCTAATTTACCTCATGCCGGGCTTACATCCTAAAGTACACCCATTGTCTTGTGTTGGCTTTAAATGTCAGAGAGATTGTGTTTTGAGTCACAGTGGGCTAAGCCATTACATGGCCACATACAAGGTTAATTGTGGTAAAAGTATTTCCACTTATTCTCTTCTCTAATTATACTTTAAATTGCATATTTAAGTGTAACTTTTTAGATAACACCTAAGGAGAGgtattgtttcctgtgaaagaaaaaaaaatggtctAAGTTGCAAAGAATTCTAAATTCATACACCACAACCTTATAATTACTATGACAAATAACACCACGGTGGCCCACCTTTTGTATTCGAAAGAGTGAGACGAATGAGTTGCTAATACAGTCTTATAAAACACCTCCCTGACTcacactctcctcctctctccatcttttttcCTCTGACTTACCCCACATaccctcttttctctttttccttctctctgtctccttctccaGACGGTGCTGATCTTGAGGATGACCCATCATGTTCTTGGCCGGCATCATCTCCCTCCAGTAAGGATCAGACCTCTCCAGGACACTGCGAGGACTATGATTTTGGGGAGGATGAAGGGGGCCCCGGCCTGCCGTACCCATGCCAGTTCTGTGACAAGTCCTTCAGCCGCTTAAGCTTCCTCAAGCGCCACGAACAGAGCCACGGCGATAAACTCCCTTTCAGCTGCACCTTCTGCAGCCGCTTGTTTAAGCACAAGCGCAGTCGAGATCGACACGTGAAGCTACACACCGGTGACAAGAAGTACCACTGTGGAGAGTGTGACTCTGCCTTTTCCCGCAGCGATCACCTCAAAATCCACATGAAAACTCACGCCTCTAACAAACCCCACAAGTGCCCTGTGTGCCGTCGAGGCTTCCTTTCCTCCAGCTCTCTCCACGGCCACATGCAAGTACACGAAAGGGGCAaagatggcagcagctcaaGCCTTTCTCGAGCTGATGAGTGGAAACTGAAAGAAACTCGCAAGTGCAGCCGTTGTGAGGAGGGCTTTGATGTCCCAGAGGAGCTTCAGAGGCACATCGCCGAGTGCCACCCTGAGTGCTCTCCTTCAGAGGATGGAGGCCTGGGTGCTACCCTGCAGTGCATTTACTGCCATGAGCCCTTCAGTGATGAGGGCACCCTGCTGACCCACATTGACCAGGCCCACAGCCGAGACAGGAAGGGCCACACCTGTGCTATCTGCTCCGAGCACTTTCTGTCTGTCGAGGACCTCTATGCTCACATGGACATCCACCAGCTCCCCGAATCtagtaaccatagcaacagccCTTCTTTGCTAACTGTGGGTTACACTTCTGTCTCCAGCACCACTCCTGACTCAAACCTCTCTGTCGACAGCTCCACAATGGTGGAGACAGCACCGCCTGTGCCCAAGACAAGGGGGCGGAGAAAGAGGGCTGCTCAGAACACATCAGACATCGGAGGACGTTCCTCTAAACAGCCTAAAGTCTCCTACAGTTGCATCTACTGCAACAAGCAAGTATTCTCCAGTTTGGCTGTGCTTCAGATCCACCTGCGAACAATGCATCTGGATAAACCAGAGCAGGCTCACACATGCCAATTTTGTTTGGAGGTTCTGCCCTCTTTACTAAATCTCAATGAACATCTTAAGCAGGTCCACAATGCAGAAGACCATGCTGCCCTGTTAGCCAGCTTGCCTGATGCCCTCCTTCAATGTAACTTCTGCCCTGAGGTATTGAGTGACCTCAACGCCCTCCAGGAACACATTCGCTGCTCCCACGGCTTTCCCAGCCCTGTGGCAAAGGAGAGCAATGCCTTCTTCTGCCCCCAGTGCTTCATGGGGTTCCTGACAGAGGCGACCCTGGAGGAGCATGTTCGTCAGACTCACTGTGATGGGGGAAGCCTGCGCTTTGACTCCCCCTTGGCTGTAACCCCCAAGGAGTCTATAGTAGAGGTGTACTCCTGCTCGTACTGCACCAATTCCCCCATATTCAACAGTGTTCTGAAGCTCAACAAGCACATCAAGGAGAATCACAAGAACATTCCACTGGCACTGAACTACATCAACAATGGAAAGAAATCCCTGCGCACTCTCAGCCCCTCGTCTCCAATTTCTGTGGAACAGACCATGTTGAAACAAGGCAGCTCAGCCTCACGCACTACCAGTGAGTTCATATGTAACCAGTGTGGAGCCAAGTATACAAGTCTAGACCTTTTCCAGACTCACCTAAAAACTCATCTGGATGGCCTGCAGCCTCAACTCACCTGCCCGCAGTGTAACAAAGAGTTCCCCAACCAGGAGTCCCTGTTGAAGCACGTGACAATTCACTTTACGATTACCTCCACTTATTACATCTGTGAGAGCTGTGACAAGCAGTTCACTTCGGTGGATGACCTGCAGAAGCACCTTCTCGACATGCATACCTTTGTATTCTTTCGCTGCACTCTGTGTCAGGAGGTGTTTGACTCAAAGGTGTCTACCCAGCTCCACCTGGCTGTCAAGCACAGCAATGAGAAAAAGGTGTATCGCTGCACCTCCTGCAACTGGGACTTCAGGCATGAGACTGACCTACAGCTACATGTCAAACACAGCCACCTGGAAAACCAGGGCCGTGCCCACC harbors:
- the LOC126383162 gene encoding zinc finger protein 521-like isoform X3 — encoded protein: MSRRKQAKPRSLKVEDNVTEDQHSPGQTAIPSDPECALERVAEDGETGRLRKRLLSPEEGEEGEEEDEEPALHSCDSCRQVFESLSDLTEHKINQCQLTDGADLEDDPSCSWPASSPSSKDQTSPGHCEDYDFGEDEGGPGLPYPCQFCDKSFSRLSFLKRHEQSHGDKLPFSCTFCSRLFKHKRSRDRHVKLHTGDKKYHCGECDSAFSRSDHLKIHMKTHASNKPHKCPVCRRGFLSSSSLHGHMQVHERGKDGSSSSLSRADEWKLKETRKCSRCEEGFDVPEELQRHIAECHPECSPSEDGGLGATLQCIYCHEPFSDEGTLLTHIDQAHSRDRKGHTCAICSEHFLSVEDLYAHMDIHQLPESSNHSNSPSLLTVGYTSVSSTTPDSNLSVDSSTMVETAPPVPKTRGRRKRAAQNTSDIGGRSSKQPKVSYSCIYCNKQVFSSLAVLQIHLRTMHLDKPEQAHTCQFCLEVLPSLLNLNEHLKQVHNAEDHAALLASLPDALLQCNFCPEVLSDLNALQEHIRCSHGFPSPVAKESNAFFCPQCFMGFLTEATLEEHVRQTHCDGGSLRFDSPLAVTPKESIVEVYSCSYCTNSPIFNSVLKLNKHIKENHKNIPLALNYINNGKKSLRTLSPSSPISVEQTMLKQGSSASRTTSEFICNQCGAKYTSLDLFQTHLKTHLDGLQPQLTCPQCNKEFPNQESLLKHVTIHFTITSTYYICESCDKQFTSVDDLQKHLLDMHTFVFFRCTLCQEVFDSKVSTQLHLAVKHSNEKKVYRCTSCNWDFRHETDLQLHVKHSHLENQGRAHRCIFCGESFGTEVELQCHITTHSKKYNCRFCSKAFHAIVLLEKHLREKHCVFEGKAQNCGANGSTVGGGDGQPKEDAELHGLLTNSHGPGTAVGSVVESQNSHDGSEEEVDTAEPMYGCDICGASYTMESLLTNHQLRDHNIRPGESAMMKRKAEMIKGNHKCNVCSRTFFSEAGLREHMQTHLGPVKHYMCPICGERFPSLLTLTEHKVTHSKSLDTGSCRICKMPLQSEEDFLEHCQMHPDLRNSLTGFRCVVCMQTVTSTLELKIHGTFHMQKTGTMSGNHQPIGRSNIISHNQQQHHTQKPFKCASCLKDFRSKQDLVKLDINGLPYGLCASCVTAAGSKSSSPTVNGGRQQQQHGGATTPATTTVTWIQGESLSPGDGKGKAVSSSSSSSSTSSLSAAKTRCSSCNVKFESEAELQNHIQTVHREQAGDSNGGQLKTPQVSPMPRASPSQTEEKTYQCIKCQMVFYSEWDIQVHVANHMLGSQVSGSHHQIEEGLNHECKLCSQSFDSPAKLQCHLIEHSFEGMGGTFKCPVCFTVFVQANKLQQHIFSAHGQEDKIYDCSQCPQKFFFQTELQNHALTQHSS